In Triticum aestivum cultivar Chinese Spring chromosome 5B, IWGSC CS RefSeq v2.1, whole genome shotgun sequence, the following proteins share a genomic window:
- the LOC123115993 gene encoding MDIS1-interacting receptor like kinase 2, which yields MEPHLIPSPAMDSSSPWRTLLASLIILMALVSPNAALPPTLGEQAGVLLAWRTTLGRQGQHALRSWGNTSTLCSWRGVRCGMRRRPVITGIHLRGVRLAGTLGSLDFAALRTLTSLDLSRNRLAGTIPPSIAVLGELRALLLQGNQISGSIPPSLANLTRLRLLMLHDNQISGEIPGQIGELGNLVNLDLSGNQLVGSIPCEIGHLNHLVRLDLSGNKLSGPVSFCPANNSTVNLENLNWLSLSRNNLAGPISKDIVNLSSLQHLDISQNNFSGSIPSDVGGLNKLTFLHLSDNQLSGQIPLEIGKLATLKQLNLSANHLEGYIPTSLGNLTQLTTLNLSTNELIGPIPKEIRNLVNLESLGLGQNKLTGSIPNSLGNLKKLTTLDLHDNQLSGNIPRELGYLVNLEELNIYNNTLSGSIPNSIGNLTKLTTLYLCYNQLSGSIPQEIGNLRNLVWLTLSSNKLSGALPSGLCSGGRLQNFTAYNNMLVGPLPTSLLRCTSLVRFRLERNQLHGDISEMGVYPNLVYIDISSNKLFGQLSHRWGECHGLSMLRASENSITGVIPPSIGKLSQLRILDVSSNKLEGHIPPEIGNIMTLFNLSLGNNLLRGSIPQEIVSLKNLEYLDLSSNNLSGQLGGSVGQCLKLRLLNLSHNQLNGTIPMELGMLVNLQGLLDLSDNSFSSMIPTELGDLSMLEALNLSHNALSGRIPSSFQRMNSLLHMDVSYNKLEGPVPQSRLFQEAPTEWFVHNTHLCGDGVKNLPPCDDTSSYQKGRKSRVILLATIPATVTFLFITALATWQCKRKKSKAESAKGLEQVKMFAIWNFDGEDVYKQIIDATKGFSDAHCIGTGGSGSVYRAQLPTGEIFAVKKIHTMEDDKLFHREIDALIHIRHRNIVKLFGYCSAAHQRFLVYEYMDRGSLAKSLQNKETAIELDWTRRLNITKDVANALSYMHHDCFALIVHRDITSSNILLDMDFNACISDFGLAKVLDGDASNCTRLAGTNGYLAPELAYSTRVTEKCDVYSFGVLVLELFMGHHPGDFLSSMANRSTPFEDLLDIRLPFPETEIASEIFKVVAFVVCCIEPNPSYRPTMQQAIKVFSTTERPDELDYLQTDIVIPSTWS from the exons ATGGAACCACACCTAATTCCTAGCCCGGCCATGGACTCGTCATCTCCTTGGAGAACACTACTGGCCTCTCTCATCATACTCATGGCGCTCGTCTCGCCCAACGCCGCCCTGCCGCCAACCCTCGGAGAGCAAGCGGGAGTGCTCCTGGCCTGGAGAACCACCCTCGGCCGCCAAGGCCAGCACGCCCTGCGGTCCTGGGGAAACACGTCGACGCTCTGCAGCTGGCGCGGCGTCAGGTGCGGCATGCGGCGCCGGCCGGTGATCACTGGCATCCACCTGCGCGGGGTGCGGCTCGCAGGGACGCTCGGGTCCCTCGACTTCGCGGCCCTAAGGACCCTGACGAGCCTCGACCTCTCGCGCAACAGGCTCGCCGGGACCATTCCTCCGAGCATCGCGGTCCTCGGGGAGCTCCGTGCTCTGCTCCTGCAAGGCAACCAGATAAGCGGCTCCATCCCACCTTCTctagcaaacctcacgaggctgcGTCTCCTAATGCTCCATGACAACCAAATCTCCGGCGAAATACCAGGGCAGATAGGAGAGCTGGGTAACCTTGTGAACCTAGACCTGTCAGGCAATCAGCTTGTTGGTAGCATCCCCTGTGAAATAGGCCACCTAAATCACCTTGTCAGGTTGGATTTGTCTGGCAACAAGCTCTCAGGTCCAGTTTCCTTCTGTCCAGCTAATAACTCGACAGTAAATTTAGAAAATCTGAATTGGCTGTCATTATCCAGGAATAACTTAGCAGGTCCCATTTCCAAAGACATTGTGAATTTATCCAGCCTCCAACACCTAGACATAAGCCAAAACAACTTTTCAGGCTCGATCCCAAGCGATGTAGGTGGCCTGAACAAACTCACATTCCTGCATCTTTCAGATAATCAGCTCTCAGGACAAATTCCTCTTGAAATCGGAAAATTAGCGACGCTTAAGCAGCTTAACCTTAGTGCAAACCATCTTGAAGGCTATATTCCAACTAGTTTAGGAAACTTAACACAGTTAACAACTCTAAATCTTTCGACCAACGAGCTCATCGGACCCATCCCTAAAGAAATAAGGAATTTAGTGAACTTAGAAAGTTTGGGACTGGGACAGAACAAACTTACGGGGTCCATTCCAAACAGTTTGGGGAATTTGAAAAAACTCACCACCTTGGACCTTCACGATAACCAACTTTCTGGAAACATCCCTCGAGAGCTAGGTTATTTAGTGAACTTGGAGGAACTCAACATTTACAACAACACACTAAGCGGCTCCATCCCAAATAGCATAGGGAACTTGACTAAGCTCACAACTCTATACCTTTGCTATAACCAATTGTCTGGATCCATTCCACAAGAAATTGGAAACTTAAGAAATCTTGTTTGGTTGACGCTAAGTTCTAACAAACTCTCCGGTGCCTTGCCATCTGGTCTTTGTTCGGGAGGCCGGCTACAAAATTTCACCGCTTACAACAACATGTTGGTTGGACCCTTGCCAACAAGCTTGCTAAGATGCACAAGCCTGGTCAGATTTCGCCTTGAACGAAATCAGCTCCATGGAGATATCTCTGAGATGGGGGTTTATCCGAATCTTGTCTACATCGATATCAGCTCAAATAAACTATTTGGTCAACTATCTCATCGCTGGGGTGAGTGCCACGGACTTTCCATGTTACGTGCCTCAGAAAATAGTATCACCGGAGTCATACCACCAAGCATAGGGAAATTGTCTCAGTTGAGGATACTTGATGTTTCATCAAATAAACTTGAAGGACATATTCCTCCAGAAATTGGCAATATAATGACATTGTTCAATTTGAGCCTCGGCAACAACTTGCTCAGGGGAAGTATACCGCAGGAAATTGTGTCTCTAAAAAATCTGGAGTATTTGGATTTATCTTCGAACAACCTAAGCGGACAGTTAGGAGGATCTGTTGGGCAGTGCTTAAAGCTTCGCCTTCTGAATTTGAGCCATAATCAACTCAATGGTACCATTCCTATGGAACTAGGGATGCTGGTAAACCTGCAAGGATTGTTAGATCTGAGTGACAATTCATTTAGTAGCATGATACCGACTGAGTTGGGTGATCTTAGCATGCTTGAAGCCTTGAATCTTTCACATAATGCATTAAGCGGCAGAATTCCGTCATCATTTCAACGCATGAACAGCCTCTTACACATGGACGTGTCTTATAACAAACTAGAAGGGCCAGTGCCACAAAGTAGGCTCTTCCAAGAAGCTCCAACCGAATGGTTTGTTCATAATACACATTTGTGCGGTGATGGTGTGAAAAATTTGCCCCCTTGTGACGACACTTCAAGCTATCAAAAAGGAAGGAAGTCTAGAGTTATTTTACTAGCTACAATACCTGCCACTGTGACTTTTTTGTTCATTACTGCACTGGCAACATGGCAATGTAAAAGGAAGAAATCCAAGGCTGAAAGTGCAAAGGGACTGGAACAGGTCAAGATGTTCGCCATCTGGAACTTTGACGGGGAAGATGTGTACAAGCAAATTATTGACGCCACAAAAGGATTCAGCGATGCTCACTGCATTGGAACTGGAGGGAGTGGATCTGTCTATAGAGCCCAGTTACCAACAGGTGAAATATTTGCAGTAAAGAAGATTCACACGATGGAAGATGACAAGCTATTCCATCGTGAAATAGATGCTTTGATTCATATTCGGCATCGGAACATTGTGAAGTTATTTGGCTACTGCTCTGCTGCTCATCAGAGATTTCTTGTGTATGAATATATGGATAGGGGAAGCTTAGCGAAATCTTTGCAGAACAAGGAAACTGCAATTGAGTTGGATTGGACAAGAAGATTAAATATCACTAAGGATGTTGCAAATGCTCTGTCCTACATGCATCATGATTGCTTTGCACTGATAGTCCATAGAGATATAACTAGCAGCAACATTTTGCTTGATATGGATTTCAATGCCTGTATATCAGATTTTGGTCTAGCAAAAGTACTAGATGGAGATGCATCAAACTGTACAAGGCTTGCTGGGACGAACGGATATCTTGCCCCAG AGCTTGCATACTCAACAAGGGTGACAGAGAAGTGTGATGTCTATAGCTTTGGAGTACTCGTGCTCGAGTTGTTCATGGGACATCATCCAGGTGATTTTCTTTCGTCCATGGCCAACAGAAGTACACCATTTGAGGATTTGTTGGACATCCGGCTCCCATTCCCCGAAACTGAGATCGCAAGTGAAATATTCAAAGTGGTCGCATTTGTTGTTTGTTGCATAGAACCAAATCCATCATACCGTCCAACGATGCAACAAGCAATCAAGGTGTTCTCTACAACTGAAAGACCTGATGAGCTTGATTATCTGCAAACTGACATTGTCATCCCTTCCACCTGGTCGTGA